One genomic window of Boudabousia tangfeifanii includes the following:
- a CDS encoding DeoR/GlpR family DNA-binding transcription regulator, producing MMNRSERLGKLVDLVIERGSITIDDVVAALHISGATARRDLDALARQQLITRTRGGARANTSTGDLPLRYRTSRQGDEKRALASLAVDRIEPGSTIALNGGTTMTELAHELGIRSDQDSHYQLHPVTVVTNAVNIANDLTVRSNIRVVCTGGVARTRSYELVGPLATLILPHINIDVTFFGVDAISLDDGYYTHNAEEAAINQLLIERARKVIAVADHTKAAKSAFARICGHDQVDELLLGPGAQPEIYQNLHLAGVKIAMPTEQNK from the coding sequence ATGATGAATCGTTCCGAACGGCTAGGAAAACTAGTTGATCTTGTCATCGAACGTGGCTCCATTACCATTGACGATGTAGTTGCCGCTCTCCATATCTCTGGGGCAACTGCTCGCCGAGACCTTGACGCCCTCGCCCGCCAACAACTAATTACAAGAACTCGAGGCGGGGCTAGAGCTAATACCTCTACGGGTGATCTGCCCCTACGGTACCGCACTAGCCGACAAGGGGACGAAAAACGCGCCCTCGCTTCGCTTGCGGTGGACCGCATCGAACCAGGGTCAACCATCGCCCTCAATGGCGGTACTACTATGACTGAACTCGCCCACGAATTAGGGATCCGTTCCGATCAAGATTCGCATTATCAGTTGCACCCAGTCACCGTAGTGACCAATGCAGTCAACATTGCCAACGATCTTACGGTGCGATCAAATATCCGCGTCGTCTGCACCGGTGGGGTCGCCCGCACTCGCTCATATGAACTAGTCGGCCCGCTTGCCACCCTAATTTTGCCTCATATCAATATTGACGTAACCTTCTTTGGAGTAGATGCAATTAGTCTTGATGATGGCTACTACACCCACAATGCTGAGGAAGCAGCCATCAACCAGCTACTGATCGAAAGAGCACGAAAAGTAATCGCCGTCGCAGACCACACCAAAGCCGCCAAAAGTGCCTTCGCCCGCATCTGTGGGCATGACCAAGTGGACGAACTGTTACTAGGCCCAGGGGCACAACCCGAAATCTATCAGAACCTACACTTGGCAGGTGTCAAAATTGCCATGCCAACCGAGCAAAACAAGTAA
- the nadD gene encoding nicotinate-nucleotide adenylyltransferase, whose translation MTNSPAKNATETALGQTCDEIGVGATITEGQNAEGRPVKPTRKRRIGVMGGTFDPIHHGHLVAASEAQSAFELDEVIFVPAAVQPFKAGREVTCAEHRYLMTVVATAANPTFSVSRVDIDRGGTTYTIDTLTDLFADRDEVEPYFITGADALARILEWKDADKLLEMAQFVGVTRPGHKLLDPSGGMGNVKLLEVPAMAISSTDCRERVRENKPVWYLVPDGVVQYIKKYGLYR comes from the coding sequence ATGACCAACTCACCAGCGAAGAATGCTACCGAGACCGCCCTCGGCCAGACTTGCGACGAAATCGGAGTGGGGGCAACCATCACCGAAGGTCAAAACGCTGAGGGCAGACCGGTAAAGCCAACTCGCAAACGTCGTATTGGCGTGATGGGTGGTACCTTTGATCCGATCCACCATGGGCACCTAGTGGCTGCCTCAGAAGCTCAAAGTGCGTTTGAATTAGATGAAGTGATTTTCGTGCCGGCGGCTGTTCAACCATTTAAAGCTGGACGTGAGGTGACTTGTGCCGAACATCGTTATCTCATGACGGTTGTGGCGACTGCCGCAAACCCAACTTTTTCGGTATCTCGCGTAGATATTGACCGAGGTGGAACCACCTACACTATTGATACATTGACTGATCTTTTTGCTGACCGGGATGAGGTCGAACCGTACTTTATTACCGGTGCTGATGCCTTGGCGCGAATCCTCGAATGGAAGGATGCTGATAAGCTGTTGGAGATGGCCCAGTTTGTTGGTGTAACTCGACCGGGGCATAAGTTGTTGGACCCCTCGGGTGGAATGGGTAATGTCAAATTGTTGGAAGTGCCGGCGATGGCGATTTCTTCCACAGATTGTCGTGAACGAGTTCGGGAAAACAAACCGGTTTGGTATCTAGTACCTGACGGGGTAGTGCAATACATCAAAAAATACGGTTTATACCGTTAG
- a CDS encoding lactococcin 972 family bacteriocin, giving the protein MNNKRRTFLAAAVAATITLGGASMAFAEDILGGNWYYGTNYATGNASSSFYHSTSHHWTSIGTSSGKYARDEAGAGNTASTWLWRTPGSSVEFKAGANGYTKTR; this is encoded by the coding sequence ATGAATAACAAACGACGCACATTTCTCGCAGCTGCCGTTGCGGCGACAATTACCCTAGGCGGAGCCTCTATGGCATTCGCAGAAGATATTCTCGGCGGGAATTGGTACTACGGAACTAATTATGCCACCGGGAATGCATCGTCTTCTTTTTACCACTCCACGTCCCATCACTGGACTTCGATTGGAACTTCTAGTGGGAAGTATGCTCGCGATGAGGCTGGTGCAGGAAACACTGCTAGCACTTGGTTGTGGCGAACCCCTGGATCATCTGTAGAGTTTAAAGCTGGCGCCAACGGGTATACTAAAACTCGGTGA
- the tehA gene encoding dicarboxylate transporter/tellurite-resistance protein TehA, with amino-acid sequence MLKDRLDSEHCGNDSCEANAFCLPVNYFSIALGMLSGGLAFRHGSLALSIPIIYSQIFLSIAAVIWAVLMVSYLYKWVYFSCVAKQELGNIIQCCFISLIPITTILMGIALFPRQHFAAEIMMFVGIVGQLLFAAYRAAGLWRGTHTIEATTPIIYLPSVASPFASTMALGVLHQQHWAMLFFGAGIFSWISLEASILHRLRTGSPLSAATRGVLGIQLAPAFVGCAAYLTATGGHIDLFSEALIGYGLLNLIYLIRLIPWVFEAGFSLSMWAYSFGFGSMANVGIFLYEDQGFNELGILGIPLFLIGLFAICLLAITTVIHLFRNNS; translated from the coding sequence ATGTTAAAAGATAGGCTTGATTCAGAGCATTGTGGTAACGACTCTTGCGAGGCTAATGCCTTTTGTTTGCCAGTAAACTATTTCAGTATTGCCTTAGGGATGCTTAGTGGCGGCTTGGCTTTCCGGCACGGTTCTTTAGCTCTTTCTATTCCAATAATTTATTCTCAGATATTTTTGTCTATTGCCGCGGTTATTTGGGCTGTGTTAATGGTTAGTTACCTCTATAAGTGGGTCTATTTTTCCTGCGTAGCAAAACAAGAACTAGGCAATATTATCCAGTGCTGTTTCATTAGCCTAATTCCTATCACGACTATCCTGATGGGAATCGCGCTTTTTCCAAGGCAACATTTTGCGGCAGAGATAATGATGTTTGTAGGGATAGTTGGCCAACTACTGTTTGCGGCATATCGGGCTGCTGGCCTATGGCGTGGCACGCATACTATTGAGGCTACTACCCCAATTATTTATCTCCCCAGTGTGGCTTCACCCTTCGCTAGCACGATGGCACTCGGAGTATTGCATCAACAACATTGGGCCATGTTATTTTTTGGCGCAGGTATCTTTTCATGGATCAGTCTGGAAGCTAGCATTTTGCATCGACTTCGAACTGGCAGTCCGCTCAGTGCAGCTACCCGTGGAGTATTAGGGATTCAACTGGCCCCTGCATTCGTCGGTTGCGCCGCATATTTGACGGCCACTGGCGGACATATCGACCTATTTTCCGAAGCACTTATCGGTTATGGTTTACTCAATTTGATCTATCTAATCCGACTAATCCCATGGGTCTTTGAAGCAGGTTTTAGCTTATCGATGTGGGCCTATTCATTCGGTTTTGGTTCCATGGCAAATGTTGGTATTTTCCTATACGAGGATCAGGGCTTTAACGAACTTGGGATCCTTGGTATTCCCCTATTTTTGATTGGCCTATTTGCAATTTGTCTTTTGGCTATTACGACTGTCATTCACCTATTCCGCAATAACTCCTAG
- a CDS encoding ATP-binding cassette domain-containing protein, translated as MELRIDNLGIKVGNRQLLSGINFLAASGDLVGIIGPSGCGKTTLLNTLGLLLPICQGKVFYNRADITQWSQRKISLFWRNHAAFVIQDAGIDEDENLAYNVSLKNGLRRNRADAPLCSALEVVGLGGRADESARILSGGEHRRLAIARAIYRKSDVIFADEPTASLDGENRLHIQNLLAAEAERGALVLISTHDQELAKACTKILDLSQHVSH; from the coding sequence GTGGAACTAAGAATCGATAACCTTGGGATTAAAGTGGGGAACCGCCAGCTTCTTAGCGGCATTAACTTTTTGGCTGCTTCCGGTGACCTGGTGGGCATTATTGGTCCCAGTGGGTGCGGGAAAACCACTCTGTTAAATACCTTGGGCTTACTGCTGCCTATCTGTCAAGGCAAGGTTTTTTATAATCGAGCCGACATAACCCAGTGGTCGCAACGGAAAATTAGCCTTTTTTGGCGTAATCATGCCGCGTTCGTGATCCAAGACGCTGGGATCGATGAGGACGAAAATCTTGCCTACAATGTCAGTTTGAAAAATGGTTTAAGAAGAAACCGGGCCGACGCCCCACTTTGCAGCGCCTTGGAAGTGGTTGGGTTGGGAGGACGCGCTGATGAAAGCGCACGCATCCTCAGTGGCGGAGAGCATCGCCGGCTAGCAATCGCCCGTGCCATATACCGAAAATCTGATGTGATCTTTGCGGACGAGCCGACCGCTTCCCTAGATGGTGAGAACCGGCTTCATATCCAAAACCTGCTCGCTGCGGAAGCAGAACGTGGCGCGCTGGTGCTAATCTCCACCCACGACCAGGAACTCGCTAAGGCTTGCACCAAAATTCTTGACCTCAGCCAGCACGTTTCTCACTAA
- the gnpA gene encoding 1,3-beta-galactosyl-N-acetylhexosamine phosphorylase: MTEKGRVTLPIEVGMDEEIKELMERLGADAVRNSDGTELPAVASELFAKVYSTYFPARGDNDWAKSRPLDRTHFYLMSKRIPALTEGELVIDVMDGYFAQQVSPDTDVDVTKMWQVIDRTTGETISPSKWSLVDDSHVKLAEAIPGHVYTVNFFAKQMWDSTQMYNYITNDWHLDPKRCKEMPYDVRIPETWEHMQSALKQWCLEHPEVDVVRFTTFFYHFTLVFNHVGKEKFVDWFGYSASVSESAMDEFAKVYGYELTPEDFVDEGYYNNPFRSPKPQFLDWMDFTHRFVTEKAKELVKITHEAGKEAMMFLGDNWIGMEPYGPYFPEIGMDAVVGSVGSAATCRMISDIPGVKYTEGRFLPYFFPDVFNAEGDPIGEANRSWLDARRAIVRSPLDRMGYGGYLSLAVQFPDFVNRVEQICEEFRQIHIQSEGIRPADAPFTVGVLNAWGKIRSWQTHMVAHALWYKQIYTYLGVIESLAGLPFEVKFLSFEDVENGVPDEIGVLINAGSAGTAFSGDLAWGNTQLVTTIRQWVADGGAFIGVGEPSAYQQNGAFLQLSDVLGVERETHLTLNTDKYHEVTTDHFITADLAEAFDDGEGGGDVYALDENTKVLAMKDGSVQIAAHAYGHGRAVYLSGLPYSSENSRLLHRALYWAANREQTFENNWHCDNIYTEVAYYPSANKIFVYNNTEETQSTRVHGHGKVWTAILGSAGSQWIDLNENPGEAAAGDNPVSAII; encoded by the coding sequence ATGACCGAAAAAGGCCGCGTAACCCTGCCCATCGAAGTTGGCATGGACGAAGAAATCAAAGAACTGATGGAACGTCTCGGGGCAGATGCTGTTCGCAACTCTGATGGTACTGAACTACCCGCAGTTGCCTCGGAGCTTTTCGCCAAGGTTTACTCCACCTACTTCCCCGCCCGAGGCGACAACGACTGGGCGAAATCAAGGCCACTCGACCGCACTCATTTCTACCTGATGAGTAAGCGCATCCCCGCCCTTACCGAGGGCGAACTAGTCATTGACGTAATGGACGGCTACTTCGCCCAACAAGTCAGCCCCGATACCGACGTTGACGTCACCAAAATGTGGCAGGTCATTGACCGCACCACCGGTGAAACCATCAGCCCCTCCAAGTGGTCACTTGTCGACGATTCGCATGTCAAGCTAGCAGAAGCTATCCCCGGCCACGTTTACACCGTCAACTTCTTTGCCAAGCAAATGTGGGACTCAACCCAGATGTATAACTACATCACCAACGACTGGCATCTAGACCCGAAGCGTTGCAAAGAAATGCCCTACGATGTGCGCATCCCCGAAACTTGGGAACATATGCAGAGCGCACTCAAGCAATGGTGCCTAGAACACCCCGAAGTTGATGTTGTCCGCTTCACCACCTTCTTCTACCACTTCACCTTGGTCTTCAACCATGTGGGCAAAGAAAAGTTTGTTGACTGGTTCGGTTACTCGGCCTCGGTCAGCGAAAGTGCCATGGACGAATTCGCCAAAGTCTACGGCTACGAACTAACCCCAGAAGATTTCGTAGACGAAGGCTATTACAACAACCCCTTCCGTAGTCCTAAACCGCAGTTCCTAGACTGGATGGACTTCACTCACCGTTTCGTAACCGAAAAAGCAAAAGAACTGGTGAAGATCACCCACGAGGCCGGTAAAGAAGCCATGATGTTCCTAGGGGACAACTGGATCGGCATGGAACCATATGGCCCATACTTCCCAGAAATTGGGATGGACGCCGTGGTCGGTTCCGTCGGTTCGGCCGCCACCTGCCGTATGATCAGTGACATTCCCGGAGTAAAGTACACGGAAGGTCGTTTCCTCCCCTACTTCTTCCCCGATGTATTCAACGCCGAGGGCGACCCAATCGGTGAAGCCAACCGCTCATGGCTCGATGCACGCCGAGCAATTGTTCGTTCCCCACTCGATCGTATGGGCTACGGCGGCTACCTTTCGCTTGCTGTTCAGTTCCCCGATTTCGTTAATCGAGTCGAACAAATCTGTGAAGAGTTCCGGCAAATCCATATCCAATCCGAAGGCATCCGCCCAGCTGATGCCCCATTCACTGTTGGTGTGCTCAACGCTTGGGGCAAGATTCGGTCTTGGCAGACCCACATGGTGGCACACGCCCTGTGGTACAAGCAGATATACACCTACCTTGGGGTAATCGAATCCTTGGCGGGTCTACCCTTCGAGGTCAAGTTCCTCTCCTTCGAAGACGTCGAAAATGGCGTCCCTGATGAAATCGGCGTCTTGATTAACGCTGGTAGCGCCGGGACCGCTTTCAGTGGTGACCTTGCTTGGGGTAATACCCAGCTAGTAACCACCATTCGTCAATGGGTAGCTGACGGTGGCGCCTTTATCGGTGTGGGTGAGCCTTCTGCTTACCAGCAAAACGGCGCATTCCTCCAGCTCTCCGATGTACTTGGAGTTGAACGCGAAACCCACCTGACCCTCAATACCGACAAGTACCATGAGGTGACAACAGACCACTTCATCACCGCTGATCTTGCCGAAGCCTTCGATGACGGTGAAGGTGGCGGAGATGTCTACGCCCTCGATGAGAACACCAAGGTCTTGGCTATGAAGGACGGATCCGTCCAGATTGCAGCACACGCCTACGGTCATGGTCGAGCCGTCTACCTTTCCGGCCTACCATACAGCTCCGAAAACTCACGCCTGCTCCACCGCGCACTATACTGGGCTGCGAACCGCGAGCAAACCTTTGAAAACAACTGGCATTGCGACAATATCTACACTGAAGTTGCCTACTACCCCTCGGCTAACAAGATCTTCGTTTACAACAACACCGAAGAAACCCAGTCGACTCGAGTACACGGCCACGGCAAGGTTTGGACCGCAATTCTAGGCAGCGCTGGTTCCCAGTGGATTGACCTCAACGAAAACCCCGGAGAGGCCGCTGCCGGAGACAACCCTGTTTCGGCAATAATCTAA
- a CDS encoding class II fructose-bisphosphate aldolase encodes MPLVDLVSVAKSAKSQGVGLGAFNVVLLDHAEAFVRAAEALDVPLVLQLSQNAVKYHGALEPIGEAILACARGAKVPVVAHLDHAEDVDLCHRAVELGFTSVMYDGSKLPDEQNRETTAEVVKWCHERGVSVEAELGEVGGKNGVHDPSARTSPEDAAKFVADTGVDLLAVAVGSSHAMTTRGAKLDNELIRQIAQAVPVPLVLHGSSGVSDEGMAEAIRAGMTKINVSTHLNVVFTQAVREFLAESPDVVDPRKYFRAGNEVVEAEVKRLLNWYNEV; translated from the coding sequence ATGCCGTTAGTCGATCTTGTTTCCGTAGCTAAATCAGCTAAATCGCAGGGTGTTGGTTTAGGAGCTTTCAACGTGGTGCTCTTAGACCACGCTGAAGCTTTCGTCCGAGCTGCAGAAGCGCTTGATGTGCCTTTGGTACTGCAGCTTTCCCAAAATGCGGTGAAATACCACGGAGCTCTAGAACCAATTGGTGAGGCCATTTTGGCCTGTGCTCGTGGAGCGAAGGTGCCGGTGGTTGCCCACCTAGACCATGCTGAAGATGTCGATTTGTGTCACCGGGCGGTAGAACTTGGGTTTACTTCGGTAATGTACGATGGTTCTAAACTTCCAGATGAACAAAATCGTGAAACAACTGCGGAAGTCGTGAAGTGGTGCCATGAACGCGGAGTCAGTGTGGAAGCTGAGCTGGGCGAAGTTGGTGGCAAGAACGGGGTGCATGATCCTTCCGCGCGTACGAGCCCAGAGGATGCTGCTAAGTTCGTTGCCGATACTGGAGTGGATTTATTGGCAGTGGCAGTTGGCTCTAGCCACGCTATGACCACTCGTGGGGCTAAGCTCGACAATGAATTGATTCGCCAGATTGCCCAGGCAGTCCCAGTACCGTTGGTATTGCACGGTTCTTCTGGAGTGTCAGATGAAGGTATGGCTGAAGCTATTCGCGCCGGAATGACCAAGATTAATGTCTCTACTCACCTCAACGTGGTCTTCACCCAGGCCGTGCGCGAGTTCTTGGCGGAAAGTCCAGACGTTGTCGATCCGCGTAAGTACTTCAGGGCAGGTAATGAAGTTGTGGAAGCTGAAGTGAAACGCTTGTTGAACTGGTACAACGAGGTCTAA
- a CDS encoding ROK family protein encodes MYTLGIDVGGTTIKSALVDPAGSLLAKKRTPTPKGAEPLAQTVAQIAREYETLIHDGELHDYRGVVDETRVRHTVGVAVPGVVDEEAGCAVLSVNLGWEDVPMAELLQKEIGRPVVLGHDVRSGALAESIWGQAGPNTVFLAIGTGIAAGVILDGKPRVGRGWAGEVGQSIIHDPFNPSQRVPMEQIASAASIARRFLERTSYDSIDGAREVFELAAKGNSVAKQVIDEACEALADSVVSAVSLLGQVRIVIGGGLAEAGPDLINPLRQKVRNRIGVLPEPEIIGAKLGSWAQTRGIAYAAMRQELGLSW; translated from the coding sequence ATGTACACCTTGGGAATCGACGTTGGTGGTACCACAATCAAGTCTGCTCTAGTTGATCCGGCAGGTTCCTTGTTGGCCAAAAAACGAACTCCCACTCCCAAGGGTGCTGAGCCTTTGGCCCAGACGGTGGCGCAAATTGCTAGGGAATATGAAACTTTAATCCATGATGGCGAGCTGCACGACTATCGCGGAGTGGTGGATGAAACTCGGGTGCGTCATACCGTCGGGGTAGCTGTTCCCGGTGTAGTTGATGAAGAAGCAGGTTGTGCAGTCTTGTCAGTCAATTTGGGTTGGGAAGACGTGCCGATGGCAGAGCTTTTGCAAAAAGAAATTGGCCGTCCAGTGGTGCTGGGTCACGATGTTCGTTCTGGGGCGTTGGCTGAGTCGATTTGGGGGCAAGCTGGCCCAAACACGGTTTTCCTCGCGATTGGCACGGGGATCGCAGCAGGCGTGATTCTGGATGGTAAACCACGAGTCGGCCGGGGATGGGCCGGTGAAGTCGGACAGAGCATTATTCACGATCCTTTTAATCCTTCTCAGCGGGTGCCGATGGAACAGATTGCGTCGGCAGCCTCGATCGCTCGCCGCTTTCTGGAGCGGACCAGTTATGATTCGATCGATGGGGCCCGGGAAGTATTTGAGTTAGCGGCGAAGGGTAACTCGGTAGCAAAGCAAGTAATCGATGAGGCTTGTGAAGCTTTGGCAGACAGTGTGGTTTCTGCGGTCAGTTTGCTCGGTCAGGTCCGTATCGTGATTGGTGGGGGATTGGCCGAGGCCGGTCCAGACTTGATTAACCCTTTGCGTCAAAAAGTTAGGAATCGTATCGGGGTTTTGCCTGAGCCGGAAATTATTGGTGCCAAACTGGGTTCTTGGGCGCAAACCCGAGGGATTGCGTATGCCGCCATGAGGCAAGAACTCGGTCTTTCCTGGTAG
- the rsfS gene encoding ribosome silencing factor, whose translation MAVSELALDLVRKAALKAYQRGALEPVALDVSERVFLTDVFLVLSADSQRGVKAAADAVDEAMVAEGIRPLRREGADAANWVLMDYDHFVVHIFLDEQREFYGLERLWGDCPSVDLQLPAERPAEAKAEPEEVNTIIGL comes from the coding sequence GTGGCAGTTTCAGAACTTGCATTAGATCTAGTTCGTAAAGCAGCTTTGAAAGCGTATCAGAGGGGCGCCTTAGAGCCGGTAGCACTTGACGTGTCTGAACGAGTCTTTCTCACAGACGTATTCTTGGTGTTGTCAGCCGACTCCCAGCGAGGGGTAAAAGCAGCAGCTGATGCCGTTGATGAAGCGATGGTTGCTGAAGGTATTCGCCCACTACGTCGAGAGGGTGCTGACGCAGCAAACTGGGTATTGATGGATTACGACCACTTTGTGGTTCATATTTTCCTCGATGAGCAGCGTGAATTTTATGGTTTGGAACGACTCTGGGGTGACTGCCCTAGTGTCGACCTGCAACTACCAGCCGAGCGTCCAGCAGAAGCAAAAGCTGAGCCCGAAGAAGTTAACACCATTATTGGGCTTTAG